From the genome of Bubalus bubalis isolate 160015118507 breed Murrah chromosome 2, NDDB_SH_1, whole genome shotgun sequence, one region includes:
- the NOSTRIN gene encoding nostrin isoform X1, translating into MRDPLTDSSYNKVYKNLKEFSQNGEDFCKQITSILQQSHCILSNKSPFANRANLEINYAKGLQKLATKLSKTLQSAKKNCLVSAWAWVSEGMKSAGDLHQKLGKAIELEAIKPAHQVLSAHEKKRKSLENEVEKTANLVISNWNQQIKAKKKLMVSTKKHEALFHLVESSKQITTEKEKQKIHGSLHLMCKTNHVLSIPYIRAAGQLNGQHVNWNNKLLNKLKKSTEKLSKEDENYYQKNVASCSTRLKWENTLENCFQSILELEKERIQLLCNNLNQYSQHISVFGQTLTTCHTQIHCAISKIDIEKDIQALMEETTVSSTENKSEFLLTDYFEEDPKNAMSKERQTSSIKSKLLRLQKDIEKASRDQEGLERMLRAYSSHSSFSDSESEKSTAALMDENSLKLDLLQANSYKLSSVLADLEQRPQPNHPCSNSIFKWKEKQQTHSSVKISRPVLTKRLENVVNRASSDGQRIPSPSSTASGVTQLGNGLCKALYPFQARQDDELDLEKGDIVTIHKKKDEGWWFGSLKGKKGHFPAAYVEELPSNAGDTASQA; encoded by the exons TCATTGTATCCTGTCCAACAAGTCTCCCTTTGCTAACAGGGCAAATCTGGAGATTAATTATGCCAAAGGACTTCAGAAACTGGCAACCAAGCTAAGCAAAACATTACAGAGCGCAAAGAAAAA CTGTCTTGTCAGTGCCTGGGCCTGGGTCTCGGAGGGCATGAAGTCTGCAGGGGACCTGCATCA AAAACTTGGCAAAGCAATTGAGTTGGAAGCAATAAAACCAGCTCATCAAGTCCTGAGTGcacatgaaaaaaagagaaaatca CTTGAAAACGAAGTTGAGAAGACAGCAAATCTTGTCATTAGCAACTGGAATCAACAAATTAAG GCCAAGAAGAAATTGATGGTTAGCACCAAGAAGCATGAAGCACTTTTCCATCTTGTAGAAAGCTCCAAGCAGATTACaacagagaaggagaagcagaag ATACATGGCTCATTACACTTGATGTGCAAAACCAACCATGTCCTGAGTATACCATACATCAGAGCTGCGGGACAGTTGAATGGCCAGCATGTGAACTGGAATAATAAA CTcctcaataaactgaaaaaatcaACTGAGAAGTTATcgaaagaagatgaaaattacTACCAAAAAAACGTGGCAAGCTGTTCTACCAGACTGAAATGGGAGAACACACTGGAAAATTGCTTCCAG AGCATcctggagctggagaaggaaagaattcaactctTATGTAATAACTTAAACCAGTACTCCcaacatatttctgtttttggccAAACCTTGACCACA TGCCACACGCAGATTCACTGTGCCATCAGCAAGATAGACATCGAAAAAGATATCCAGGCTCTCATGGAAGAAACCACAGTCTCATCGACAGAAAATAAATCCGAGTTCCTATTAACTGACTACTTT GAAGAAGATCCTAAAAATGCAATGAGTAAAGAGCGACAGACATCTTCAATAAAATCAAAACTGTTGAGACTGCAGAAAGATATTGAAAAAGCCTCGCGAGACCAAGAAG GCTTGGAACGAATGCTGAGAGCCTACTCCAGCCACTCCTCCTTCTCAGACTCAGAGAGCGAAAAAAGCACAGCAGCCTTAATGGATGAG AATAGCTTGAAACTAGACCTTCTGCAAGCAAACTCCTATAAACTGTCATCTGTGTTAGCAGACCTTGAGCAAAGACCTCAACCCAACCATCCCTGTAGTAACTCCATCTTCAAGTGGAAAGAAAAG CAGCAGACACATAGTTCTGTAAAAATATCTCGGCCTGTTCTGACGAAGAGATTAGAGAATGTTGTGAACAGGGCATCTTCTGATGGGCAGAGAATTCCAAGTCCTTCGTCTACAG CCTCCGGTGTGACCCAGCTCGGCAATGGTCTTTGCAAGGCCTTATATCCTTTTCAGGCCAGGCAAGATGATGAACTGGACTTGGAAAAAG GCGACATCGTGACGATACACAAGAAGAAAGATGAAGGATGGTGGTTTGGctctttaaagggaaaaaagggtCATTTTCCTGCTGCTTATGTGGAGGAGCTTCCTTCAAATGCCGGGGACACAGCTTCACAAGCATGA
- the NOSTRIN gene encoding nostrin isoform X2 encodes MRDPLTDSSYNKVYKNLKEFSQNGEDFCKQITSILQQSHCILSNKSPFANRANLEINYAKGLQKLATKLSKTLQSAKKNCLVSAWAWVSEGMKSAGDLHQKLGKAIELEAIKPAHQVLSAHEKKRKSLENEVEKTANLVISNWNQQIKAKKKLMVSTKKHEALFHLVESSKQITTEKEKQKIHGSLHLMCKTNHVLSIPYIRAAGQLNGQHVNWNNKLLNKLKKSTEKLSKEDENYYQKNVASCSTRLKWENTLENCFQSILELEKERIQLLCNNLNQYSQHISVFGQTLTTCHTQIHCAISKIDIEKDIQALMEETTVSSTENKSEFLLTDYFEEDPKNAMSKERQTSSIKSKLLRLQKDIEKASRDQEGLERMLRAYSSHSSFSDSESEKSTAALMDENSLKLDLLQANSYKLSSVLADLEQRPQPNHPCSNSIFKWKEKQTHSSVKISRPVLTKRLENVVNRASSDGQRIPSPSSTASGVTQLGNGLCKALYPFQARQDDELDLEKGDIVTIHKKKDEGWWFGSLKGKKGHFPAAYVEELPSNAGDTASQA; translated from the exons TCATTGTATCCTGTCCAACAAGTCTCCCTTTGCTAACAGGGCAAATCTGGAGATTAATTATGCCAAAGGACTTCAGAAACTGGCAACCAAGCTAAGCAAAACATTACAGAGCGCAAAGAAAAA CTGTCTTGTCAGTGCCTGGGCCTGGGTCTCGGAGGGCATGAAGTCTGCAGGGGACCTGCATCA AAAACTTGGCAAAGCAATTGAGTTGGAAGCAATAAAACCAGCTCATCAAGTCCTGAGTGcacatgaaaaaaagagaaaatca CTTGAAAACGAAGTTGAGAAGACAGCAAATCTTGTCATTAGCAACTGGAATCAACAAATTAAG GCCAAGAAGAAATTGATGGTTAGCACCAAGAAGCATGAAGCACTTTTCCATCTTGTAGAAAGCTCCAAGCAGATTACaacagagaaggagaagcagaag ATACATGGCTCATTACACTTGATGTGCAAAACCAACCATGTCCTGAGTATACCATACATCAGAGCTGCGGGACAGTTGAATGGCCAGCATGTGAACTGGAATAATAAA CTcctcaataaactgaaaaaatcaACTGAGAAGTTATcgaaagaagatgaaaattacTACCAAAAAAACGTGGCAAGCTGTTCTACCAGACTGAAATGGGAGAACACACTGGAAAATTGCTTCCAG AGCATcctggagctggagaaggaaagaattcaactctTATGTAATAACTTAAACCAGTACTCCcaacatatttctgtttttggccAAACCTTGACCACA TGCCACACGCAGATTCACTGTGCCATCAGCAAGATAGACATCGAAAAAGATATCCAGGCTCTCATGGAAGAAACCACAGTCTCATCGACAGAAAATAAATCCGAGTTCCTATTAACTGACTACTTT GAAGAAGATCCTAAAAATGCAATGAGTAAAGAGCGACAGACATCTTCAATAAAATCAAAACTGTTGAGACTGCAGAAAGATATTGAAAAAGCCTCGCGAGACCAAGAAG GCTTGGAACGAATGCTGAGAGCCTACTCCAGCCACTCCTCCTTCTCAGACTCAGAGAGCGAAAAAAGCACAGCAGCCTTAATGGATGAG AATAGCTTGAAACTAGACCTTCTGCAAGCAAACTCCTATAAACTGTCATCTGTGTTAGCAGACCTTGAGCAAAGACCTCAACCCAACCATCCCTGTAGTAACTCCATCTTCAAGTGGAAAGAAAAG CAGACACATAGTTCTGTAAAAATATCTCGGCCTGTTCTGACGAAGAGATTAGAGAATGTTGTGAACAGGGCATCTTCTGATGGGCAGAGAATTCCAAGTCCTTCGTCTACAG CCTCCGGTGTGACCCAGCTCGGCAATGGTCTTTGCAAGGCCTTATATCCTTTTCAGGCCAGGCAAGATGATGAACTGGACTTGGAAAAAG GCGACATCGTGACGATACACAAGAAGAAAGATGAAGGATGGTGGTTTGGctctttaaagggaaaaaagggtCATTTTCCTGCTGCTTATGTGGAGGAGCTTCCTTCAAATGCCGGGGACACAGCTTCACAAGCATGA
- the NOSTRIN gene encoding nostrin isoform X5 → MRDPLTDSSYNKVYKNLKEFSQNGEDFCKQITSILQQSCLVSAWAWVSEGMKSAGDLHQKLGKAIELEAIKPAHQVLSAHEKKRKSLENEVEKTANLVISNWNQQIKAKKKLMVSTKKHEALFHLVESSKQITTEKEKQKIHGSLHLMCKTNHVLSIPYIRAAGQLNGQHVNWNNKLLNKLKKSTEKLSKEDENYYQKNVASCSTRLKWENTLENCFQSILELEKERIQLLCNNLNQYSQHISVFGQTLTTCHTQIHCAISKIDIEKDIQALMEETTVSSTENKSEFLLTDYFEEDPKNAMSKERQTSSIKSKLLRLQKDIEKASRDQEGLERMLRAYSSHSSFSDSESEKSTAALMDENSLKLDLLQANSYKLSSVLADLEQRPQPNHPCSNSIFKWKEKQQTHSSVKISRPVLTKRLENVVNRASSDGQRIPSPSSTASGVTQLGNGLCKALYPFQARQDDELDLEKGDIVTIHKKKDEGWWFGSLKGKKGHFPAAYVEELPSNAGDTASQA, encoded by the exons CTGTCTTGTCAGTGCCTGGGCCTGGGTCTCGGAGGGCATGAAGTCTGCAGGGGACCTGCATCA AAAACTTGGCAAAGCAATTGAGTTGGAAGCAATAAAACCAGCTCATCAAGTCCTGAGTGcacatgaaaaaaagagaaaatca CTTGAAAACGAAGTTGAGAAGACAGCAAATCTTGTCATTAGCAACTGGAATCAACAAATTAAG GCCAAGAAGAAATTGATGGTTAGCACCAAGAAGCATGAAGCACTTTTCCATCTTGTAGAAAGCTCCAAGCAGATTACaacagagaaggagaagcagaag ATACATGGCTCATTACACTTGATGTGCAAAACCAACCATGTCCTGAGTATACCATACATCAGAGCTGCGGGACAGTTGAATGGCCAGCATGTGAACTGGAATAATAAA CTcctcaataaactgaaaaaatcaACTGAGAAGTTATcgaaagaagatgaaaattacTACCAAAAAAACGTGGCAAGCTGTTCTACCAGACTGAAATGGGAGAACACACTGGAAAATTGCTTCCAG AGCATcctggagctggagaaggaaagaattcaactctTATGTAATAACTTAAACCAGTACTCCcaacatatttctgtttttggccAAACCTTGACCACA TGCCACACGCAGATTCACTGTGCCATCAGCAAGATAGACATCGAAAAAGATATCCAGGCTCTCATGGAAGAAACCACAGTCTCATCGACAGAAAATAAATCCGAGTTCCTATTAACTGACTACTTT GAAGAAGATCCTAAAAATGCAATGAGTAAAGAGCGACAGACATCTTCAATAAAATCAAAACTGTTGAGACTGCAGAAAGATATTGAAAAAGCCTCGCGAGACCAAGAAG GCTTGGAACGAATGCTGAGAGCCTACTCCAGCCACTCCTCCTTCTCAGACTCAGAGAGCGAAAAAAGCACAGCAGCCTTAATGGATGAG AATAGCTTGAAACTAGACCTTCTGCAAGCAAACTCCTATAAACTGTCATCTGTGTTAGCAGACCTTGAGCAAAGACCTCAACCCAACCATCCCTGTAGTAACTCCATCTTCAAGTGGAAAGAAAAG CAGCAGACACATAGTTCTGTAAAAATATCTCGGCCTGTTCTGACGAAGAGATTAGAGAATGTTGTGAACAGGGCATCTTCTGATGGGCAGAGAATTCCAAGTCCTTCGTCTACAG CCTCCGGTGTGACCCAGCTCGGCAATGGTCTTTGCAAGGCCTTATATCCTTTTCAGGCCAGGCAAGATGATGAACTGGACTTGGAAAAAG GCGACATCGTGACGATACACAAGAAGAAAGATGAAGGATGGTGGTTTGGctctttaaagggaaaaaagggtCATTTTCCTGCTGCTTATGTGGAGGAGCTTCCTTCAAATGCCGGGGACACAGCTTCACAAGCATGA
- the NOSTRIN gene encoding nostrin isoform X7, with protein sequence MRDPLTDSSYNKVYKNLKEFSQNGEDFCKQITSILQQRANLEINYAKGLQKLATKLSKTLQSAKKNCLVSAWAWVSEGMKSAGDLHQKLGKAIELEAIKPAHQVLSAHEKKRKSLENEVEKTANLVISNWNQQIKAKKKLMVSTKKHEALFHLVESSKQITTEKEKQKLLNKLKKSTEKLSKEDENYYQKNVASCSTRLKWENTLENCFQSILELEKERIQLLCNNLNQYSQHISVFGQTLTTCHTQIHCAISKIDIEKDIQALMEETTVSSTENKSEFLLTDYFEEDPKNAMSKERQTSSIKSKLLRLQKDIEKASRDQEGLERMLRAYSSHSSFSDSESEKSTAALMDENSLKLDLLQANSYKLSSVLADLEQRPQPNHPCSNSIFKWKEKQTHSSVKISRPVLTKRLENVVNRASSDGQRIPSPSSTASGVTQLGNGLCKALYPFQARQDDELDLEKGDIVTIHKKKDEGWWFGSLKGKKGHFPAAYVEELPSNAGDTASQA encoded by the exons GGCAAATCTGGAGATTAATTATGCCAAAGGACTTCAGAAACTGGCAACCAAGCTAAGCAAAACATTACAGAGCGCAAAGAAAAA CTGTCTTGTCAGTGCCTGGGCCTGGGTCTCGGAGGGCATGAAGTCTGCAGGGGACCTGCATCA AAAACTTGGCAAAGCAATTGAGTTGGAAGCAATAAAACCAGCTCATCAAGTCCTGAGTGcacatgaaaaaaagagaaaatca CTTGAAAACGAAGTTGAGAAGACAGCAAATCTTGTCATTAGCAACTGGAATCAACAAATTAAG GCCAAGAAGAAATTGATGGTTAGCACCAAGAAGCATGAAGCACTTTTCCATCTTGTAGAAAGCTCCAAGCAGATTACaacagagaaggagaagcagaag CTcctcaataaactgaaaaaatcaACTGAGAAGTTATcgaaagaagatgaaaattacTACCAAAAAAACGTGGCAAGCTGTTCTACCAGACTGAAATGGGAGAACACACTGGAAAATTGCTTCCAG AGCATcctggagctggagaaggaaagaattcaactctTATGTAATAACTTAAACCAGTACTCCcaacatatttctgtttttggccAAACCTTGACCACA TGCCACACGCAGATTCACTGTGCCATCAGCAAGATAGACATCGAAAAAGATATCCAGGCTCTCATGGAAGAAACCACAGTCTCATCGACAGAAAATAAATCCGAGTTCCTATTAACTGACTACTTT GAAGAAGATCCTAAAAATGCAATGAGTAAAGAGCGACAGACATCTTCAATAAAATCAAAACTGTTGAGACTGCAGAAAGATATTGAAAAAGCCTCGCGAGACCAAGAAG GCTTGGAACGAATGCTGAGAGCCTACTCCAGCCACTCCTCCTTCTCAGACTCAGAGAGCGAAAAAAGCACAGCAGCCTTAATGGATGAG AATAGCTTGAAACTAGACCTTCTGCAAGCAAACTCCTATAAACTGTCATCTGTGTTAGCAGACCTTGAGCAAAGACCTCAACCCAACCATCCCTGTAGTAACTCCATCTTCAAGTGGAAAGAAAAG CAGACACATAGTTCTGTAAAAATATCTCGGCCTGTTCTGACGAAGAGATTAGAGAATGTTGTGAACAGGGCATCTTCTGATGGGCAGAGAATTCCAAGTCCTTCGTCTACAG CCTCCGGTGTGACCCAGCTCGGCAATGGTCTTTGCAAGGCCTTATATCCTTTTCAGGCCAGGCAAGATGATGAACTGGACTTGGAAAAAG GCGACATCGTGACGATACACAAGAAGAAAGATGAAGGATGGTGGTTTGGctctttaaagggaaaaaagggtCATTTTCCTGCTGCTTATGTGGAGGAGCTTCCTTCAAATGCCGGGGACACAGCTTCACAAGCATGA
- the NOSTRIN gene encoding nostrin isoform X3, translating into MRDPLTDSSYNKVYKNLKEFSQNGEDFCKQITSILQQRANLEINYAKGLQKLATKLSKTLQSAKKNCLVSAWAWVSEGMKSAGDLHQKLGKAIELEAIKPAHQVLSAHEKKRKSLENEVEKTANLVISNWNQQIKAKKKLMVSTKKHEALFHLVESSKQITTEKEKQKIHGSLHLMCKTNHVLSIPYIRAAGQLNGQHVNWNNKLLNKLKKSTEKLSKEDENYYQKNVASCSTRLKWENTLENCFQSILELEKERIQLLCNNLNQYSQHISVFGQTLTTCHTQIHCAISKIDIEKDIQALMEETTVSSTENKSEFLLTDYFEEDPKNAMSKERQTSSIKSKLLRLQKDIEKASRDQEGLERMLRAYSSHSSFSDSESEKSTAALMDENSLKLDLLQANSYKLSSVLADLEQRPQPNHPCSNSIFKWKEKQQTHSSVKISRPVLTKRLENVVNRASSDGQRIPSPSSTASGVTQLGNGLCKALYPFQARQDDELDLEKGDIVTIHKKKDEGWWFGSLKGKKGHFPAAYVEELPSNAGDTASQA; encoded by the exons GGCAAATCTGGAGATTAATTATGCCAAAGGACTTCAGAAACTGGCAACCAAGCTAAGCAAAACATTACAGAGCGCAAAGAAAAA CTGTCTTGTCAGTGCCTGGGCCTGGGTCTCGGAGGGCATGAAGTCTGCAGGGGACCTGCATCA AAAACTTGGCAAAGCAATTGAGTTGGAAGCAATAAAACCAGCTCATCAAGTCCTGAGTGcacatgaaaaaaagagaaaatca CTTGAAAACGAAGTTGAGAAGACAGCAAATCTTGTCATTAGCAACTGGAATCAACAAATTAAG GCCAAGAAGAAATTGATGGTTAGCACCAAGAAGCATGAAGCACTTTTCCATCTTGTAGAAAGCTCCAAGCAGATTACaacagagaaggagaagcagaag ATACATGGCTCATTACACTTGATGTGCAAAACCAACCATGTCCTGAGTATACCATACATCAGAGCTGCGGGACAGTTGAATGGCCAGCATGTGAACTGGAATAATAAA CTcctcaataaactgaaaaaatcaACTGAGAAGTTATcgaaagaagatgaaaattacTACCAAAAAAACGTGGCAAGCTGTTCTACCAGACTGAAATGGGAGAACACACTGGAAAATTGCTTCCAG AGCATcctggagctggagaaggaaagaattcaactctTATGTAATAACTTAAACCAGTACTCCcaacatatttctgtttttggccAAACCTTGACCACA TGCCACACGCAGATTCACTGTGCCATCAGCAAGATAGACATCGAAAAAGATATCCAGGCTCTCATGGAAGAAACCACAGTCTCATCGACAGAAAATAAATCCGAGTTCCTATTAACTGACTACTTT GAAGAAGATCCTAAAAATGCAATGAGTAAAGAGCGACAGACATCTTCAATAAAATCAAAACTGTTGAGACTGCAGAAAGATATTGAAAAAGCCTCGCGAGACCAAGAAG GCTTGGAACGAATGCTGAGAGCCTACTCCAGCCACTCCTCCTTCTCAGACTCAGAGAGCGAAAAAAGCACAGCAGCCTTAATGGATGAG AATAGCTTGAAACTAGACCTTCTGCAAGCAAACTCCTATAAACTGTCATCTGTGTTAGCAGACCTTGAGCAAAGACCTCAACCCAACCATCCCTGTAGTAACTCCATCTTCAAGTGGAAAGAAAAG CAGCAGACACATAGTTCTGTAAAAATATCTCGGCCTGTTCTGACGAAGAGATTAGAGAATGTTGTGAACAGGGCATCTTCTGATGGGCAGAGAATTCCAAGTCCTTCGTCTACAG CCTCCGGTGTGACCCAGCTCGGCAATGGTCTTTGCAAGGCCTTATATCCTTTTCAGGCCAGGCAAGATGATGAACTGGACTTGGAAAAAG GCGACATCGTGACGATACACAAGAAGAAAGATGAAGGATGGTGGTTTGGctctttaaagggaaaaaagggtCATTTTCCTGCTGCTTATGTGGAGGAGCTTCCTTCAAATGCCGGGGACACAGCTTCACAAGCATGA
- the NOSTRIN gene encoding nostrin isoform X9: MKSAGDLHQKLGKAIELEAIKPAHQVLSAHEKKRKSLENEVEKTANLVISNWNQQIKAKKKLMVSTKKHEALFHLVESSKQITTEKEKQKIHGSLHLMCKTNHVLSIPYIRAAGQLNGQHVNWNNKLLNKLKKSTEKLSKEDENYYQKNVASCSTRLKWENTLENCFQSILELEKERIQLLCNNLNQYSQHISVFGQTLTTCHTQIHCAISKIDIEKDIQALMEETTVSSTENKSEFLLTDYFEEDPKNAMSKERQTSSIKSKLLRLQKDIEKASRDQEGLERMLRAYSSHSSFSDSESEKSTAALMDENSLKLDLLQANSYKLSSVLADLEQRPQPNHPCSNSIFKWKEKQQTHSSVKISRPVLTKRLENVVNRASSDGQRIPSPSSTASGVTQLGNGLCKALYPFQARQDDELDLEKGDIVTIHKKKDEGWWFGSLKGKKGHFPAAYVEELPSNAGDTASQA; encoded by the exons ATGAAGTCTGCAGGGGACCTGCATCA AAAACTTGGCAAAGCAATTGAGTTGGAAGCAATAAAACCAGCTCATCAAGTCCTGAGTGcacatgaaaaaaagagaaaatca CTTGAAAACGAAGTTGAGAAGACAGCAAATCTTGTCATTAGCAACTGGAATCAACAAATTAAG GCCAAGAAGAAATTGATGGTTAGCACCAAGAAGCATGAAGCACTTTTCCATCTTGTAGAAAGCTCCAAGCAGATTACaacagagaaggagaagcagaag ATACATGGCTCATTACACTTGATGTGCAAAACCAACCATGTCCTGAGTATACCATACATCAGAGCTGCGGGACAGTTGAATGGCCAGCATGTGAACTGGAATAATAAA CTcctcaataaactgaaaaaatcaACTGAGAAGTTATcgaaagaagatgaaaattacTACCAAAAAAACGTGGCAAGCTGTTCTACCAGACTGAAATGGGAGAACACACTGGAAAATTGCTTCCAG AGCATcctggagctggagaaggaaagaattcaactctTATGTAATAACTTAAACCAGTACTCCcaacatatttctgtttttggccAAACCTTGACCACA TGCCACACGCAGATTCACTGTGCCATCAGCAAGATAGACATCGAAAAAGATATCCAGGCTCTCATGGAAGAAACCACAGTCTCATCGACAGAAAATAAATCCGAGTTCCTATTAACTGACTACTTT GAAGAAGATCCTAAAAATGCAATGAGTAAAGAGCGACAGACATCTTCAATAAAATCAAAACTGTTGAGACTGCAGAAAGATATTGAAAAAGCCTCGCGAGACCAAGAAG GCTTGGAACGAATGCTGAGAGCCTACTCCAGCCACTCCTCCTTCTCAGACTCAGAGAGCGAAAAAAGCACAGCAGCCTTAATGGATGAG AATAGCTTGAAACTAGACCTTCTGCAAGCAAACTCCTATAAACTGTCATCTGTGTTAGCAGACCTTGAGCAAAGACCTCAACCCAACCATCCCTGTAGTAACTCCATCTTCAAGTGGAAAGAAAAG CAGCAGACACATAGTTCTGTAAAAATATCTCGGCCTGTTCTGACGAAGAGATTAGAGAATGTTGTGAACAGGGCATCTTCTGATGGGCAGAGAATTCCAAGTCCTTCGTCTACAG CCTCCGGTGTGACCCAGCTCGGCAATGGTCTTTGCAAGGCCTTATATCCTTTTCAGGCCAGGCAAGATGATGAACTGGACTTGGAAAAAG GCGACATCGTGACGATACACAAGAAGAAAGATGAAGGATGGTGGTTTGGctctttaaagggaaaaaagggtCATTTTCCTGCTGCTTATGTGGAGGAGCTTCCTTCAAATGCCGGGGACACAGCTTCACAAGCATGA
- the NOSTRIN gene encoding nostrin isoform X8 has product MRDPLTDSSYNKVYKNLKEFSQNGEDFCKQITSILQQSCLVSAWAWVSEGMKSAGDLHQKLGKAIELEAIKPAHQVLSAHEKKRKSLENEVEKTANLVISNWNQQIKAKKKLMVSTKKHEALFHLVESSKQITTEKEKQKLLNKLKKSTEKLSKEDENYYQKNVASCSTRLKWENTLENCFQSILELEKERIQLLCNNLNQYSQHISVFGQTLTTCHTQIHCAISKIDIEKDIQALMEETTVSSTENKSEFLLTDYFEEDPKNAMSKERQTSSIKSKLLRLQKDIEKASRDQEGLERMLRAYSSHSSFSDSESEKSTAALMDENSLKLDLLQANSYKLSSVLADLEQRPQPNHPCSNSIFKWKEKQQTHSSVKISRPVLTKRLENVVNRASSDGQRIPSPSSTASGVTQLGNGLCKALYPFQARQDDELDLEKGDIVTIHKKKDEGWWFGSLKGKKGHFPAAYVEELPSNAGDTASQA; this is encoded by the exons CTGTCTTGTCAGTGCCTGGGCCTGGGTCTCGGAGGGCATGAAGTCTGCAGGGGACCTGCATCA AAAACTTGGCAAAGCAATTGAGTTGGAAGCAATAAAACCAGCTCATCAAGTCCTGAGTGcacatgaaaaaaagagaaaatca CTTGAAAACGAAGTTGAGAAGACAGCAAATCTTGTCATTAGCAACTGGAATCAACAAATTAAG GCCAAGAAGAAATTGATGGTTAGCACCAAGAAGCATGAAGCACTTTTCCATCTTGTAGAAAGCTCCAAGCAGATTACaacagagaaggagaagcagaag CTcctcaataaactgaaaaaatcaACTGAGAAGTTATcgaaagaagatgaaaattacTACCAAAAAAACGTGGCAAGCTGTTCTACCAGACTGAAATGGGAGAACACACTGGAAAATTGCTTCCAG AGCATcctggagctggagaaggaaagaattcaactctTATGTAATAACTTAAACCAGTACTCCcaacatatttctgtttttggccAAACCTTGACCACA TGCCACACGCAGATTCACTGTGCCATCAGCAAGATAGACATCGAAAAAGATATCCAGGCTCTCATGGAAGAAACCACAGTCTCATCGACAGAAAATAAATCCGAGTTCCTATTAACTGACTACTTT GAAGAAGATCCTAAAAATGCAATGAGTAAAGAGCGACAGACATCTTCAATAAAATCAAAACTGTTGAGACTGCAGAAAGATATTGAAAAAGCCTCGCGAGACCAAGAAG GCTTGGAACGAATGCTGAGAGCCTACTCCAGCCACTCCTCCTTCTCAGACTCAGAGAGCGAAAAAAGCACAGCAGCCTTAATGGATGAG AATAGCTTGAAACTAGACCTTCTGCAAGCAAACTCCTATAAACTGTCATCTGTGTTAGCAGACCTTGAGCAAAGACCTCAACCCAACCATCCCTGTAGTAACTCCATCTTCAAGTGGAAAGAAAAG CAGCAGACACATAGTTCTGTAAAAATATCTCGGCCTGTTCTGACGAAGAGATTAGAGAATGTTGTGAACAGGGCATCTTCTGATGGGCAGAGAATTCCAAGTCCTTCGTCTACAG CCTCCGGTGTGACCCAGCTCGGCAATGGTCTTTGCAAGGCCTTATATCCTTTTCAGGCCAGGCAAGATGATGAACTGGACTTGGAAAAAG GCGACATCGTGACGATACACAAGAAGAAAGATGAAGGATGGTGGTTTGGctctttaaagggaaaaaagggtCATTTTCCTGCTGCTTATGTGGAGGAGCTTCCTTCAAATGCCGGGGACACAGCTTCACAAGCATGA